From one Nilaparvata lugens isolate BPH chromosome 2, ASM1435652v1, whole genome shotgun sequence genomic stretch:
- the LOC120349856 gene encoding uncharacterized protein LOC120349856, whose translation MVLPLILLLLAPATSYKMVDLSRTSGIAPIKIQNSHIINETFTYVHNINTSYLRLELSNIETFVDFLAKRNNIDKSRLSMMKLNLKYTKNKLNEIQSVNYRQKRGLFNGLGSAISWITGNMDADDKERYDKILQTVQSNEYHLSNNVDKQFAVNQKLINEFNNEMKVIRANNLKISNYFNSLFNESNRMEMNQQSSLLFDSLLLLNNKISDIVTSLEFCKLKILHSSIISHDDLFLLQKNSNVSFISNKISVLWKLSKVHCGIFKDHISYFVDVPLLSTVYETFFLLSYPVIVGNEILTTIAHPSFVLRNDKLFSGNCELIYDDYYCSEVSELNDKCIEQLLNDRNLDGCSKVVLKDGDSFIKYVEIVDSFILFNFSTCMVLNTDVNKNITLFLNKKTQLLKINSSETLIGYYKPNIFWENEIVLPTEFVEKKRLSNLNFDQVHIANINFQKLDVLDELPLTDNRNLCIILLLIFTVILLIVIIFLKRLFIWHKLCNLMCCKSEVENDTVQREPEQICPRLPCT comes from the coding sequence ATGGTACTGCCCCTAATTCTCCTGTTGCTGGCCCCAGCAACGTCTTATAAGATGGTAGATTTGAGCAGAACATCTGGTATTGCTCCAATCAAGATACAGAATTCTCATATAATTAATGAAACTTTTACCTATGTTCATAATATTAATACTAGTTATTTACGTTTAGAATTAAGTAATATTGAAACATTTGTTGATTTTCTCGCTAaaaggaataatattgataagagtCGCTTAAGtatgatgaaattgaatttgaaatacactaagaataaattgaatgagattCAATCCGTTAATTATAGGCAGAAAAGAGGTCTTTTTAATGGTTTAGGATCCGCGATTTCGTGGATCACTGGGAACATGGATGCTGATGATAAGGAAAGATATGACAAAATTTTGCAGACAGTCCAATCTAATGAATATCATCTTAGTAACAATGTAGACAAGCAATTTGCTGTAAATCAGAAATTAATTAACGAATTCAATAATGAGATGAAAGTAATCAGAGCGAATAATCTAAAAATCAGCAATTACTTTAATTCTTTGTTCAATGAATCCAACCGAATGGAAATGAATCAGCAATCCTCTTTGTTATTCGACTCGCTCCTGcttctgaataataaaatatctgaCATTGTAACTAGTCtcgaattttgtaaattgaaaatactgcattcttctattatttctcATGATGATCTTTTTCTCCTACAAAAAAACTCAAATGTCagctttatttcaaataaaattagtgTGTTATGGAAACTAAGCAAAGTACATTGTGGAATATTTAAagaccatatttcatattttgtggaCGTACCGCTATTGTCAACTGTTtatgaaacgttttttctattgtCTTATCCTGTCATTGTCGGTAACGAAATTTTAACAACTATTGCACATCCTTCTTTTGTTCTTCGAAATGACAAATTATTTTCTGGAAATTGTGAActcatttatgatgattattattgtagtgaagtaAGCGAACTTAATGATAAATGTATTGAGCAATTATTAAATGATAGGAATCTAGACGGATGTAGTAAGGTAGTTTTGAAAGACGGAGATTCTTTCATAAAATATGTAGAAATAgttgatagttttatattatttaattttagtaCATGTATGGTTCTGAATACTGATGTGAACAAGAATATTACTCTTTTTCTTAATAAGAAAACgcaattgttgaaaattaatagcTCAGAAACACTGATTGGTTACTACAAACCAAATATATTTTGGGAAAACGAAATTGTACTTCCAACTGAATTTGTAGAAAAAAAACGACTATCCAACCTCAACTTTGATCAAGTACATATTgctaatataaattttcaaaaacttgatgTTCTAGATGAGTTACCTCTGACCGATAATCGAAACCTATGTATTATTCTTTTGCTTATTtttactgtaattttattgattgttataatatttctcaaacGGCTATTTATCTGGCACAAACTTTGTAACCTAATGTGTTGTAAATCTGAAGTTGAAAATGATACTGTACAGCGTGAACCAGAACAAATATGCCCCAGACTACCATGTACTTAG